Proteins from a single region of Crassaminicella profunda:
- a CDS encoding dihydroorotase produces MKTLIRGGWVIDPSQNINEPLDILMENGKIVKIEKNIPMINEKVIDASGKYIVPGLIDMHVHFREPGFEKKETIETGGLAAAAGGFTSVVCMPNTSPVIDHIDTIDYINEKGKNAACNIFMMGSITKNLEGIEMSPYKDLIKSGIVGITDDGKTVMNTRVMYEAMKEAKNLDLLVSTHCEDSNMVYDRSIHRGEISKQLNLEGIPPLAEEAIILRDIFLAEKTGAKIHIQHISTKRGVELVREAKKKGIKVSCEATPHHFTLTDQEILKKGSSAKMSPPLRTIEDVEAIKEGLVDGTIDVIATDHAPHTGEDKDKNLVEAANGIIGVETALGLALTEFVHEGKMSFEDLIKKMSYIPAKLLNIQKGTLKIGKDADITIIDLEKEWVVDKDRFYSKARNTPFDGRKLKGKAVMTIISGETKYLES; encoded by the coding sequence ATGAAAACCTTAATCAGGGGAGGATGGGTTATTGATCCATCGCAGAATATAAATGAACCTTTAGATATATTGATGGAGAATGGAAAAATAGTAAAGATAGAAAAAAATATTCCAATGATCAATGAAAAGGTGATTGATGCTAGCGGAAAATACATTGTACCAGGTCTTATTGATATGCATGTACATTTTCGTGAACCAGGTTTTGAAAAAAAGGAAACCATTGAAACAGGAGGGTTAGCAGCGGCTGCTGGAGGGTTTACAAGTGTTGTGTGTATGCCTAATACAAGTCCTGTAATTGATCATATTGATACGATAGATTATATAAATGAAAAAGGGAAAAATGCAGCTTGTAATATATTCATGATGGGAAGCATTACGAAAAATTTAGAAGGAATAGAGATGAGCCCTTATAAAGATTTAATAAAGAGCGGTATAGTAGGGATTACAGATGATGGAAAGACTGTAATGAACACGAGAGTTATGTATGAAGCTATGAAAGAAGCAAAAAACTTAGACTTGTTAGTGAGTACCCATTGTGAAGATAGCAATATGGTTTATGATCGATCTATTCACAGAGGAGAAATATCAAAACAATTGAATTTAGAAGGGATTCCTCCTTTAGCAGAAGAAGCTATTATTTTAAGAGATATTTTCCTAGCTGAAAAAACAGGGGCAAAGATTCATATTCAACATATTTCTACAAAAAGAGGTGTAGAACTTGTAAGAGAGGCAAAGAAAAAAGGCATAAAGGTATCTTGCGAGGCCACTCCTCATCACTTTACCTTAACGGATCAAGAAATATTGAAAAAGGGAAGTAGTGCCAAAATGAGTCCTCCCCTAAGAACAATAGAAGACGTAGAAGCTATAAAAGAAGGATTAGTAGATGGAACCATTGATGTTATTGCAACAGATCATGCACCTCATACAGGGGAAGATAAAGATAAAAATTTAGTAGAGGCTGCTAATGGGATTATAGGAGTTGAAACAGCTTTAGGGCTAGCACTTACGGAGTTCGTTCACGAAGGAAAAATGTCATTTGAAGATTTAATAAAAAAAATGAGTTATATTCCTGCAAAATTATTAAATATTCAAAAGGGGACATTAAAAATAGGAAAGGACGCAGATATTACAATAATCGATTTAGAAAAGGAATGGGTTGTTGACAAAGATCGCTTTTATTCAAAGGCAAGGAACACCCCATTTGATGGACGAAAATTAAAAGGAAAAGCAGTGATGACAATAATAAGTGGTGAAACTAAATATTTAGAAAGCTAA
- a CDS encoding M20 family metallo-hydrolase encodes MNVNMTEFVEKLDKINTIGYEHDKGITRLSLSNEDMKARELIKGLCKDLGLAVREDGVGNIWARKEGKNKNLPAVLVGSHIDTVPNGGKYDGLLGVLSAIECVKMMVDNKIEHEHPIEIIIFSTEESSRFNLSTVGSKAIVGNLNIESLKEYVDEENISLYDALIQRGFTPEKVKILNSKDVKAFVELHIEQGPILEKEKINIGVVQAIAAPMRLRINLLGEEAHSGTCPMEMRKDALTAASEIILEVEKKGRIESKYKTVATVGNCKVFPGAMNVVPGEVNIFIDIRGIHIESVLRTLNFVINRTSEICKKRDLEYTIKVLSQERPVSLNKELCELIKRNCKKLGFTFKEMASGAGHDTMNMAKVVPSALIFIPCIKGISHNKKEAVKVSDLENGIKILFETIQALTK; translated from the coding sequence ATGAATGTGAATATGACTGAATTCGTAGAGAAACTAGATAAAATAAATACTATAGGATATGAGCATGATAAAGGTATTACAAGATTGTCTTTATCTAATGAAGATATGAAAGCAAGAGAATTAATTAAAGGGTTATGTAAAGATTTAGGACTGGCAGTGAGAGAAGATGGAGTAGGGAATATATGGGCGAGAAAAGAAGGAAAAAATAAAAACTTACCTGCTGTTTTAGTTGGTTCACATATTGATACAGTTCCAAATGGTGGAAAATATGATGGTCTATTAGGTGTATTATCTGCCATTGAGTGCGTAAAAATGATGGTAGATAATAAAATTGAACATGAGCATCCTATTGAAATTATTATATTTTCAACGGAAGAATCAAGTCGATTTAACTTATCTACTGTAGGCAGTAAAGCTATTGTAGGAAATTTAAATATTGAAAGCTTAAAAGAATATGTGGATGAAGAAAATATATCCCTTTATGATGCATTGATACAAAGGGGATTTACTCCTGAAAAGGTAAAAATTTTAAATTCTAAAGATGTGAAAGCATTTGTAGAACTTCATATAGAGCAAGGACCAATTCTTGAAAAAGAGAAAATTAATATTGGGGTTGTACAAGCTATTGCTGCACCTATGCGATTAAGAATTAATCTTTTAGGAGAAGAAGCTCATTCTGGAACTTGTCCTATGGAAATGAGAAAAGATGCCTTAACAGCAGCTTCAGAAATCATACTTGAGGTTGAGAAAAAAGGGAGAATAGAGTCAAAATATAAGACGGTTGCTACGGTAGGAAACTGTAAGGTGTTTCCAGGTGCCATGAATGTTGTTCCTGGAGAAGTAAATATATTTATTGATATTAGAGGGATTCATATAGAGAGTGTTTTACGTACTTTAAATTTTGTCATTAATAGAACAAGTGAGATTTGTAAAAAAAGAGATCTAGAATATACCATAAAAGTATTGAGTCAAGAAAGACCTGTATCCCTTAATAAAGAACTATGTGAGCTAATCAAAAGGAATTGTAAGAAACTTGGATTTACCTTTAAGGAGATGGCCAGTGGTGCAGGACATGATACCATGAATATGGCAAAGGTAGTTCCATCTGCTTTGATTTTTATTCCTTGCATAAAAGGAATTAGTCATAATAAAAAAGAGGCTGTGAAAGTTTCTGATCTGGAAAATGGAATAAAAATATTATTTGAGACCATTCAGGCATTAACAAAATGA
- a CDS encoding TRAP transporter large permease produces the protein MAIVLMILLISLLLGSVPIFIALNLAVLCTMMIFTDMSPMIMIQKSFGGIDKFALMSMPFFIFAANIMVAGGLSERILKWTRSLIGSTKGGLAYTTELACMVFGALSGSSPATVIAMGKMLYPELVKQKYPKGFALGLIASSGSVALLIPPSITLIIYATATGTSVGELFMAGIGAGIVYGLATMVYIFFYARKHELAVDERSSMGEILKNTKEAVWSLLVPIIILGGIYSGVFTPTEAAGVSAVYAIFVGMFIYKEIDLKKLYKICVDSAVTCAQVLVLVTGAQAFGWFLTVARVPQTVTESIIQNIHSPILFLLIINVILLIVGMFMEGIAAIIILAPLFYPIAMKMGIDPVHLGIIMVANLSIGNFTPPFGLNLFVANSVTGVSISKIIPAVMIFVLVSVGGLLAITYIPDISLLLPRLIYH, from the coding sequence ATGGCAATTGTATTAATGATTCTTTTGATTTCTCTATTATTAGGAAGCGTACCAATATTTATTGCACTCAACTTAGCTGTTTTATGCACAATGATGATTTTTACAGATATGTCCCCTATGATTATGATTCAAAAATCATTTGGAGGAATTGATAAATTTGCATTAATGTCTATGCCATTTTTCATTTTTGCAGCAAATATAATGGTTGCAGGAGGTCTTTCGGAAAGAATTTTAAAATGGACGAGAAGTTTGATTGGGAGTACAAAGGGAGGACTTGCTTATACAACAGAGCTTGCATGTATGGTTTTTGGGGCCTTATCTGGTTCAAGTCCTGCTACGGTAATTGCTATGGGGAAAATGCTTTATCCTGAACTCGTAAAACAAAAATATCCTAAGGGATTTGCATTAGGATTAATTGCTTCATCAGGTTCAGTAGCTTTATTAATTCCTCCTAGTATCACATTGATTATTTATGCAACAGCAACAGGTACATCTGTAGGAGAATTGTTTATGGCAGGAATCGGTGCTGGCATTGTTTATGGACTAGCAACAATGGTTTATATTTTTTTCTATGCAAGAAAGCACGAGTTAGCTGTTGATGAAAGATCATCTATGGGTGAAATATTAAAGAATACAAAAGAAGCAGTGTGGTCATTATTAGTACCTATTATTATTTTAGGAGGAATTTATTCAGGGGTTTTTACACCTACTGAAGCAGCTGGAGTATCAGCAGTATATGCCATATTTGTTGGTATGTTTATTTATAAGGAAATTGATTTAAAAAAGCTTTATAAAATATGTGTTGATTCAGCTGTAACCTGTGCCCAAGTACTTGTCTTAGTTACAGGAGCCCAAGCCTTTGGTTGGTTTTTAACTGTTGCAAGAGTTCCTCAAACAGTTACAGAAAGTATTATACAAAACATTCATTCACCAATATTATTTTTACTAATCATTAATGTGATTTTATTAATTGTAGGTATGTTTATGGAAGGAATTGCTGCAATCATTATATTAGCACCATTATTTTATCCAATTGCTATGAAGATGGGGATTGATCCAGTTCATTTAGGAATTATTATGGTTGCGAATTTATCTATTGGTAATTTTACACCACCTTTTGGACTTAATTTGTTTGTAGCGAATAGTGTTACAGGAGTTTCTATTTCAAAAATTATTCCTGCAGTAATGATCTTTGTACTTGTAAGTGTAGGTGGACTTTTAGCCATTACATATATACCTGATATATCTTTACTTCTTCCGAGGTTGATCTATCATTAA
- a CDS encoding TRAP transporter small permease, with product MKILNRMEEIFCGTALLATTIILFVNVVLRYVFESSTSWAEELVKYLMIWITFIGASICVRRGAHVSIDFFYEYLSIKNKKIVAIIIHGIGFIFSCMMIFYGIKVINFIFNMGQVSPALQIPMWIPYLAIPLGFVLMAIGFIREIIKNIKGYNFDVRGVK from the coding sequence ATGAAAATATTAAATAGAATGGAAGAGATCTTTTGTGGAACGGCTCTCCTTGCTACAACGATTATTTTATTTGTAAATGTTGTATTAAGATATGTATTTGAGTCTAGCACAAGCTGGGCTGAGGAGCTTGTGAAATATTTAATGATTTGGATTACGTTTATTGGTGCGAGTATTTGTGTAAGAAGGGGAGCGCATGTTAGTATAGATTTTTTTTATGAATACCTTTCTATAAAAAATAAAAAAATAGTTGCTATTATTATTCATGGTATTGGGTTTATTTTTTCTTGTATGATGATATTTTATGGAATAAAGGTGATAAACTTCATATTTAATATGGGTCAAGTGTCCCCAGCTCTTCAAATACCTATGTGGATACCCTATTTAGCTATTCCCTTAGGCTTTGTATTAATGGCAATAGGATTTATAAGGGAGATAATAAAAAATATTAAAGGTTACAATTTTGACGTGAGAGGAGTAAAGTAG